From Sphingobacteriaceae bacterium, one genomic window encodes:
- a CDS encoding protein arginine kinase translates to MSQDDVLHLSRSLWMDGSGPAADIVLSSRVRLARNLAAHPFPHRADGPAAEKVLQAAAGAQPVLTMPERSYKLFRLKDMDPLDRILLAERHLISPKLADNDRWGGALISSDQAVSIMINEEDHLRIQVLFPGLSLDNCWKLASEIDDKLAEKLDFAYDEQRGYLTACPTNVGTGLRASVMMHLPALVMTRASARVLGTLSKVGVAVRGVYGEGTEARGNLFQVSNQITLGQTEEEVLQNLTTVAKQIIDQERSARERLYRERKVHLEDQICRAYGILTNARMISSEEAMKLLSLVRLGIDLQVLSHVKPEVVNELLIVTRPAHLQKLEGKTLSPDLRDQRRAAILRGRLAGGA, encoded by the coding sequence GTGTCCCAGGACGATGTTTTGCACCTAAGCCGGAGCCTATGGATGGACGGCAGCGGTCCCGCCGCAGACATCGTTTTGTCCAGCAGGGTGCGGCTGGCCCGCAACTTGGCGGCCCACCCCTTCCCCCACCGGGCCGACGGGCCGGCGGCAGAAAAAGTGCTGCAGGCCGCCGCGGGCGCCCAGCCGGTCCTGACGATGCCGGAACGGAGCTACAAGCTGTTCCGCCTGAAGGATATGGACCCCCTGGACCGCATCCTCCTGGCGGAGCGCCACCTGATCAGCCCCAAACTGGCGGACAACGACCGCTGGGGCGGGGCTCTGATCAGCAGCGATCAGGCGGTTTCCATCATGATCAACGAGGAAGACCACCTGCGCATACAAGTTTTGTTCCCGGGCCTGTCCTTGGACAATTGCTGGAAGCTGGCCTCGGAAATCGACGACAAGCTGGCGGAGAAGCTGGATTTCGCCTACGACGAGCAGCGGGGCTATTTGACCGCCTGCCCCACCAACGTGGGCACGGGCCTCCGGGCTTCGGTCATGATGCACCTGCCTGCATTGGTCATGACCAGGGCGTCGGCCCGGGTGCTGGGCACCTTGAGCAAGGTAGGCGTGGCGGTCCGGGGCGTTTATGGTGAAGGCACCGAAGCCCGGGGCAACCTGTTTCAAGTTTCCAACCAGATTACCTTGGGCCAGACCGAGGAGGAGGTATTGCAAAACCTCACCACGGTGGCCAAGCAGATCATCGACCAGGAGCGCAGCGCCCGTGAGCGGCTGTACCGGGAGCGCAAGGTTCATCTGGAAGACCAGATCTGCCGTGCTTACGGCATCTTGACCAATGCACGGATGATCTCGTCGGAAGAAGCCATGAAGCTGCTGAGCCTGGTGCGCCTGGGTATAGACCTGCAGGTGCTGTCCCATGTAAAGCCTGAGGTGGTCAACGAGCTGTTGATCGTCACCCGCCCCGCCCACCTGCAGAAGCTGGAGGGCAAGACCTTGAGTCCCGACTTGAGAGACCAGCGGCGGGCGGCCATATTGCGGGGACGCTTGGCAGGCGGGGCGTAA
- a CDS encoding CtsR family transcriptional regulator → MSTRADFIERQLKKMLSESGTGRLELQRSQLAEKFECVPSQISYVLETRFTFERGYLVESKRGSGGYIRIARIVDDSKEELVRRVRQRIGGAIDQDRAEDLLTWLEEEGHITQREAAALRVICSRDTLALELPTRDVLRARILQRALPLLIGRDDRPEEA, encoded by the coding sequence ATGTCTACACGGGCCGATTTCATCGAACGACAACTAAAGAAGATGTTGTCGGAAAGCGGCACCGGCAGGCTGGAGCTGCAACGCAGCCAATTGGCGGAGAAGTTTGAGTGCGTGCCGTCGCAGATTTCCTATGTCCTGGAGACCCGGTTCACCTTTGAGCGGGGCTATTTGGTTGAAAGCAAGCGGGGCAGCGGCGGCTACATCCGCATCGCCCGCATCGTAGACGATTCCAAGGAAGAACTGGTCCGGCGGGTGCGGCAGCGCATCGGCGGCGCCATCGACCAGGACCGGGCCGAAGACTTGCTCACCTGGCTGGAGGAGGAAGGGCACATTACCCAGCGGGAGGCGGCAGCCCTGCGGGTCATTTGCAGCCGGGACACTTTGGCCCTGGAATTGCCCACCCGGGATGTGCTCCGGGCCCGGATCCTGCAGCGGGCCCTGCCCTTGCTCATCGGCCGCGACGACCGGCCGGAGGAGGCGTGA
- a CDS encoding UvrB/UvrC motif-containing protein, whose translation MLCTECGKRRAVLHVTRVVNGHKTEVHLCDQCAAEQGHWEGFAEPSFSIHDLLASLLPVPGHAEQKPAEPEKVCPGCGLTYQEFTQSGLLGCRVCYDTFGDVLEPVLRRIHGGTRHEGKAPPQQRARQEARRRLEHLRAELKKAVAEERYEDAARLRDQIRTLERDAEGKE comes from the coding sequence ATGTTGTGCACCGAGTGCGGCAAGCGCCGGGCGGTCCTGCACGTGACCCGGGTGGTCAACGGTCACAAGACCGAAGTCCACCTGTGCGATCAATGCGCCGCCGAGCAGGGCCATTGGGAAGGCTTCGCCGAGCCCTCCTTTTCCATCCACGACCTGCTGGCCAGCCTGCTGCCCGTGCCCGGCCACGCCGAGCAAAAGCCGGCGGAGCCCGAAAAGGTCTGCCCCGGCTGCGGCTTGACCTACCAGGAGTTCACCCAGTCGGGCCTGCTGGGCTGCCGGGTCTGCTATGACACCTTCGGCGATGTGCTGGAGCCCGTCCTGCGGCGCATCCACGGCGGCACCCGGCATGAAGGGAAGGCGCCTCCCCAGCAGCGGGCCCGGCAGGAGGCCAGGCGCCGGCTGGAGCACCTGCGGGCGGAGTTGAAAAAGGCAGTGGCGGAAGAGCGCTACGAGGATGCGGCCCGCCTTCGGGATCAAATCCGCACCTTGGAGCGCGATGCCGAGGGTAAGGAGTGA